Proteins encoded by one window of Hafnia alvei:
- the trxA gene encoding thioredoxin TrxA codes for MSDKIVHLSDNSFDTDVLKAEGPILVDFWAEWCGPCKMIAPILDEIATEYEGKLTIAKLNIDENPATAPKFGIRGIPTLLLFKNGAVAATKVGALSKTQLKEFLDANL; via the coding sequence ATGAGCGATAAAATTGTTCACCTGAGTGACAATAGCTTTGATACCGATGTATTGAAAGCTGAAGGCCCGATTCTGGTTGATTTCTGGGCAGAATGGTGCGGTCCATGCAAGATGATTGCTCCGATTTTGGATGAAATCGCGACTGAATACGAAGGTAAGTTGACCATTGCTAAGCTGAATATCGATGAAAACCCGGCTACGGCGCCGAAGTTTGGCATCCGCGGTATTCCAACCCTGTTACTGTTTAAAAACGGTGCAGTGGCTGCGACTAAGGTCGGCGCTTTGTCTAAGACTCAATTGAAAGAGTTCTTGGACGCGAATCTGTAA